In one window of Herpetosiphonaceae bacterium DNA:
- a CDS encoding SDR family NAD(P)-dependent oxidoreductase — protein sequence MELANQTALITGASGSIGQAIARAFAEAGARVAIHYHAGREAAERLRTSLPGNDHLLVCANMAHPGDISRMVDEAVQAWGRLDILVNNAAIYVEHAVESVSYAEWQAAFEHVIGVNLLGAANACYCAARQMMQQGGGRIVNVGSRGAYRGEPRMTSYGASKAGLHALSQSLAQELAPHNIYVTAVAPGFVEGGMATGALEGTRGDAIRAQSPLGRVARPEEVAHVVRFLAAPGAEWMTGAVVDLNGASYLR from the coding sequence ATGGAGCTGGCGAACCAAACAGCGCTGATCACCGGCGCATCGGGGAGCATCGGGCAGGCGATTGCGCGGGCGTTTGCCGAGGCCGGTGCGCGGGTAGCGATTCATTATCATGCCGGGCGAGAGGCAGCCGAGCGGCTCCGCACATCGCTGCCGGGCAATGACCATCTGCTGGTGTGCGCCAACATGGCGCATCCCGGCGACATCAGCCGGATGGTCGACGAGGCGGTTCAGGCGTGGGGACGGCTGGATATTCTGGTCAACAACGCCGCGATCTATGTCGAGCACGCGGTCGAGAGCGTGAGCTATGCCGAGTGGCAGGCGGCCTTCGAGCACGTGATCGGGGTGAATCTGCTGGGCGCGGCGAACGCCTGCTACTGCGCGGCGCGGCAGATGATGCAGCAGGGCGGCGGGCGAATCGTCAACGTCGGCTCGCGGGGGGCGTACCGGGGCGAGCCGCGCATGACGAGCTACGGCGCGAGCAAGGCCGGGCTGCACGCGCTCTCGCAATCGCTGGCGCAGGAGCTCGCGCCGCACAACATCTATGTGACGGCGGTCGCGCCCGGCTTCGTCGAGGGCGGCATGGCGACGGGAGCGCTTGAGGGCACGCGCGGCGATGCGATTCGTGCTCAAAGCCCGCTGGGTCGCGTCGCCCGACCGGAGGAGGTGGCGCATGTGGTGCGCTTCCTGGCCGCGCCCGGCGCTGAGTGGATGACCGGCGCGGTGGTCGATCTCAACGGCGCTTCATATCTGCGCTAG
- a CDS encoding phytanoyl-CoA dioxygenase family protein, with the protein MMLTEAQRSFYEQNGYILVPGLLTQAEASALRQEGHDLIARLAAHRNIDATWGSAREAMREAQTTQLLHCHDVQFYSAAFTRLIVDERLTDIAAELIGSPNVQLHHTKLFIKPPEKGSPFPLHQDHPFFPHERHSMIAAIIHFDDAPIEKGCVQVVPGSHKLGPLEHIERGGWHLPFEQYPLEAAVPCPARAGDALFFSYLTIHGSGINRSDEARTTVLVQMRDPADPPTVKTHESRGQGMMLRGIDPLAAR; encoded by the coding sequence ATGATGCTGACGGAAGCGCAGCGCTCGTTCTACGAGCAGAATGGATACATCCTGGTGCCTGGGCTGCTAACGCAGGCGGAGGCAAGCGCGCTGCGCCAGGAGGGTCACGACCTGATCGCGCGGCTTGCGGCTCACCGAAACATCGACGCCACCTGGGGCAGCGCCAGGGAAGCCATGCGCGAGGCCCAGACCACCCAGCTCCTCCACTGCCATGATGTCCAATTCTACTCGGCGGCGTTCACGCGGCTGATCGTGGACGAGCGCCTGACGGACATCGCCGCGGAGCTGATCGGCAGCCCGAACGTCCAGCTTCACCACACCAAGCTGTTCATCAAGCCGCCCGAAAAGGGTTCGCCCTTTCCGCTGCACCAGGACCACCCGTTCTTTCCGCACGAGCGGCACAGCATGATCGCGGCAATCATCCACTTCGACGATGCGCCGATCGAGAAAGGATGCGTGCAGGTGGTGCCCGGCAGCCACAAGCTCGGCCCGCTGGAGCACATCGAGCGCGGCGGCTGGCATTTGCCCTTCGAGCAGTACCCGCTTGAGGCGGCGGTGCCGTGCCCGGCCAGGGCGGGCGATGCGCTCTTCTTCAGCTATCTGACGATCCACGGATCGGGCATCAACCGCAGCGATGAGGCGCGTACCACGGTGCTGGTGCAGATGCGCGACCCCGCCGATCCGCCCACGGTCAAGACGCACGAGTCGCGCGGGCAGGGCATGATGCTGCGGGGAATCGATCCGCTTGCCGCGCGCTAA
- a CDS encoding class I SAM-dependent methyltransferase produces the protein MNQTDPTTATAGSAIYGRPLLSVYDLIVLWFSNRFAWRCPTPQILDFYNRQVGAQHLDIGVGTGYFLDKCRFPTPNPAITIVDLNANSLRATAERIKRYQPTSIRANVLEPLPVSTSFDSIGINYVLHCLAGNMESKAVVFDNLKPLLKPGGVVFGTTILGRGVRHNALARTLMRVYNAKGIFGNTEDSQAALEQALGQHFREYQVFVVGCVAFFRGSV, from the coding sequence ATGAATCAGACCGACCCGACCACCGCTACCGCAGGCAGCGCCATCTATGGCCGTCCGCTCTTGTCCGTCTACGACCTGATCGTGCTCTGGTTCTCCAATCGCTTTGCCTGGAGATGCCCGACGCCGCAGATTCTCGACTTCTACAACCGGCAGGTCGGCGCGCAGCATCTCGATATTGGCGTTGGCACCGGCTATTTCCTGGACAAATGCCGATTCCCGACACCGAACCCTGCGATCACCATCGTCGATCTGAATGCAAATAGCCTGCGAGCCACGGCGGAGCGGATCAAGCGCTATCAGCCGACAAGTATTCGCGCGAATGTTCTCGAACCGCTGCCCGTGAGCACATCGTTCGACTCGATTGGGATCAACTATGTGCTCCACTGTCTCGCCGGAAACATGGAAAGCAAGGCCGTGGTGTTCGACAACCTCAAGCCGCTGTTGAAGCCAGGCGGGGTGGTGTTTGGGACGACGATCCTGGGCCGGGGAGTACGGCATAACGCGCTTGCTCGAACGCTGATGCGGGTGTACAACGCAAAAGGCATCTTTGGCAACACCGAGGATAGCCAGGCAGCGCTGGAGCAGGCGCTCGGCCAGCATTTCCGAGAGTATCAGGTGTTCGTCGTAGGCTGCGTGGCGTTCTTCCGAGGCAGTGTCTAG
- the lon gene encoding endopeptidase La, translated as MTQNYEAPTEQQDLPDIPEELAILPIFNNIVFPMTIIPLAIGQEQSIKLIDDALMAGRMIGLVALKDTDERPPTIAPDDFYRVGCAVNVHRLLKMPDGTLRVAVQGVERIAIEEIIQSEPYYRARVRAIPDTVEGGIEIEALMRNLQGLVAQMAQLVPQFPEELQTAVINEDDPRRLAYLLALYSRMDLAERQALLEENSVRRKLERLGEILRRELEVLRIGQQIQGQVNEEVNKSQREYILRQQLQAIQRELGEEDTNAAEIERFREAIEQANMPQEASEVAERELNRLSRMNPAAPDYSITRTYLEILTTLPWSIHTEDQLHIGVAKEVLDEDHYDLEEIKERILEFLAVRELRRERLSDESVDKPSEGAILCFVGPPGVGKTSLGRSIARAMNRKFLRISLGGLRDEAEIRGHRRTYIGAMPGTIMQSLRRVGVNNPVFMLDEIDKLGMDFRGDPASALLEVLDPEQNNAFRDHYLDVAFDLSNVMFIATANSLQPIPAPLRDRMEIIQLSGYTLLQKMEIAKRYLLPEQLKKHALTGQDVSVTDEALRVTIEEYTREAGVRSLEREIGTLCRKVVTEVVARAEQQESTNGAAEPQQILLDEALARKYLGKPVYDPGVAERTDRPGVVTGLVWTPVGGDIIFIEATKMPGGKGFLLTGQLGEVMKESARAALSYVRSEAEMLKIPRDFFNGVDIHLHVPAGATPKDGPSAGIAMATALASLLTGRAVRDDVAMTGEITLRGKVLPIGGVKEKVLAAHRAGIKTVILPRRNERDLEDIPPELRSAIEFVLVDRVDEVLPAALRKEPVEPPVEEPPSHAENGPPIREELNEGVHIVDTSVPTEDQEPVDVPARPVSER; from the coding sequence ATGACCCAGAATTACGAAGCGCCCACCGAGCAGCAAGATCTGCCGGACATTCCTGAGGAGCTGGCGATCCTGCCGATCTTTAATAATATTGTCTTCCCGATGACGATCATTCCCCTGGCGATCGGCCAGGAGCAGAGCATCAAGCTGATCGACGATGCGCTGATGGCCGGGCGGATGATCGGGCTGGTGGCGCTGAAAGATACCGATGAGCGACCGCCCACGATCGCGCCCGACGATTTTTACCGCGTCGGCTGCGCGGTCAACGTCCACCGGCTGCTGAAAATGCCCGACGGCACGCTGCGCGTCGCGGTGCAGGGCGTGGAGCGGATCGCGATCGAGGAGATTATCCAGAGCGAGCCGTACTACCGGGCGCGCGTGCGGGCGATCCCCGACACGGTCGAGGGCGGCATCGAGATCGAGGCGCTGATGCGCAACCTGCAAGGTCTGGTGGCGCAGATGGCGCAGCTAGTGCCGCAGTTCCCGGAGGAGCTCCAAACGGCGGTGATCAACGAGGACGATCCGCGTCGCCTGGCGTATCTGCTGGCGCTCTACAGCCGCATGGACCTGGCGGAGCGACAGGCGTTGCTGGAAGAAAACAGCGTGCGCCGTAAGCTGGAGCGGCTCGGCGAGATCCTGCGGCGCGAGCTGGAGGTGCTGCGGATCGGGCAGCAGATCCAGGGCCAGGTCAACGAAGAGGTCAACAAGTCGCAGCGCGAGTACATCCTGCGCCAGCAGCTTCAGGCGATCCAGCGCGAGCTAGGCGAGGAAGATACCAACGCCGCCGAGATCGAGCGCTTCCGCGAGGCGATCGAGCAGGCGAACATGCCCCAGGAGGCGAGCGAGGTCGCGGAGCGCGAGCTGAACCGGCTGAGCCGGATGAATCCCGCCGCGCCCGACTACAGCATCACGCGCACCTACCTGGAGATCTTGACGACGCTGCCCTGGTCGATCCACACCGAGGACCAGCTTCATATCGGCGTCGCCAAGGAGGTGCTCGACGAGGACCATTACGATCTGGAAGAGATCAAAGAGCGCATTCTGGAATTTCTGGCCGTGCGCGAGCTACGCCGCGAGCGGCTGAGCGATGAAAGCGTGGATAAGCCGAGCGAGGGCGCGATCCTGTGCTTCGTGGGGCCGCCCGGCGTGGGCAAGACCAGCCTGGGCCGGTCGATCGCGCGGGCCATGAACCGCAAGTTTCTACGAATATCGCTGGGCGGTCTGCGCGACGAGGCCGAGATTCGCGGCCATCGCCGCACCTACATCGGCGCGATGCCGGGCACGATCATGCAATCGCTGCGGCGCGTCGGCGTCAACAATCCGGTCTTTATGCTCGACGAGATCGATAAGCTCGGCATGGATTTTCGCGGCGATCCGGCGAGCGCGCTGCTGGAAGTGCTCGATCCTGAGCAGAACAATGCCTTCCGCGATCACTACCTCGACGTGGCCTTCGATCTCTCGAACGTGATGTTTATCGCCACGGCCAACTCGCTCCAGCCGATCCCGGCTCCGCTGCGCGACCGCATGGAGATCATTCAGCTCAGCGGCTATACGCTGCTGCAAAAGATGGAGATCGCCAAGCGCTACCTGCTGCCGGAGCAGCTCAAGAAGCACGCGCTGACCGGCCAGGATGTCAGCGTCACCGACGAGGCGCTGCGCGTGACGATCGAGGAGTATACCCGCGAGGCGGGCGTGCGCAGCCTTGAGCGCGAGATCGGCACGCTCTGCCGCAAGGTGGTGACGGAGGTTGTGGCGCGCGCAGAGCAGCAGGAGAGCACGAACGGAGCCGCCGAGCCGCAGCAGATCCTGCTGGACGAGGCGCTGGCGCGCAAGTACCTGGGCAAGCCGGTGTACGATCCCGGCGTCGCGGAGCGCACCGACCGGCCCGGCGTTGTCACCGGCCTGGTCTGGACGCCGGTCGGCGGCGACATCATCTTCATCGAGGCGACCAAGATGCCCGGTGGGAAGGGCTTTCTGCTGACGGGGCAGCTCGGCGAGGTGATGAAAGAATCGGCGCGGGCGGCGCTCTCCTACGTGCGCTCGGAGGCCGAGATGCTGAAGATCCCGCGCGATTTCTTCAACGGCGTAGATATTCACCTGCACGTTCCGGCGGGCGCAACGCCCAAGGACGGGCCATCGGCGGGGATCGCGATGGCGACGGCGCTGGCCTCGCTGCTGACGGGCCGCGCGGTGCGCGACGACGTGGCGATGACCGGCGAGATCACGCTGCGCGGCAAAGTGCTGCCGATCGGCGGCGTCAAGGAGAAAGTGCTGGCGGCGCATCGGGCCGGGATCAAGACGGTGATTCTACCCCGGCGCAACGAGCGCGATCTGGAGGATATTCCGCCTGAGCTGCGCTCCGCGATCGAGTTCGTGCTGGTCGATCGGGTTGACGAGGTGCTGCCAGCCGCGCTGCGCAAGGAGCCGGTCGAGCCGCCGGTAGAGGAGCCGCCCAGCCACGCCGAGAACGGCCCGCCGATCCGCGAGGAGCTGAACGAGGGCGTGCATATCGTCGATACGTCGGTGCCGACCGAGGATCAGGAGCCGGTCGATGTGCCCGCGCGGCCTGTGTCGGAGCGCTGA